The following are from one region of the Methanobrevibacter oralis genome:
- a CDS encoding FeoA family protein produces the protein MTKTLDMLSSGETAKIVSYSEDGDVSLRRHLLGMGFVKGAELKIQKVAPLGDPIELKIKGYNLCIRKEEAKNIEVE, from the coding sequence ATGACTAAAACATTAGATATGTTATCCTCTGGTGAAACAGCAAAAATTGTTTCTTATAGTGAAGACGGTGACGTCTCATTAAGGAGACATTTATTAGGTATGGGTTTTGTTAAAGGAGCAGAACTTAAAATTCAAAAAGTAGCTCCTTTAGGAGACCCAATTGAACTTAAAATTAAAGGATACAATCTTTGTATCCGTAAAGAAGAGGCTAAAAACATTGAAGTTGAATAA